The nucleotide window CCCGGACGCGCCGGCGTAGGAACGGCTTGAGGATGGCCATGGTGGTGCCAGTATAGCCACCGCCCAACGGCCGGAAGCGGCCCCGATGCCGCCGTTGCACCGAGTGTCAAGTGTAGTCGGATCTATCTGAACCTAGACACCGGTCTCCGGATTAGGCCGGAACCGGCGCCTGCGCCTTATTCGGATCAATCTTGATGCCGGGGCCCATCGTCGTGCTGAGCGAAATGCTCTTGAGATATTGCCCCTTCGCGGACGAGGGCTTCGCCCGGACCACGGCGTTGATCAGCGTGTCGAAGTTCTCGGCGAGCGCCTGCTCGCTGAACGAGGCCTTGCCGACCGCGGTGTGGATGATGCCGGTCTTGTCCACGCGGTACTCGATCTTGCCGCCCTTCGTCTCGCGCACGGCCCGCCCGATGTCAAACGTCACCGTGCCGGCTTTCGGGTTCGGCATCAGGCCCCGCGGACCGAGCACCCGGCCGAGCCGGCCGACGACGTTCATCACGTCCGGCGTCGCAATCGCCACGTCGAAGTCGAACCAGCCTCCCTGCACCTTCTCCGTGAACTCCTCGAGGCCGGTGTAGTCGGCGCCGGCCTCCTGGGCTTCCTTCACCTTGTCGCCCTTTGCGAATACCAGCACGCGCACCGACTTCCCGGTGCCGTGCGGCAGCACGACCGTGCCGCGGACCTGCTGGTCCGCCTGCTTCGGGTCGATGCCCAGCCGGATGTGCGCTTCAACCGTCTCGTCAAACTTGGCGCGCGGCACCTGCTTCAGCGCCGCCACCGCCGCCTGCGGATCGTACAGTTTCTCCGGTTCGATGTGCTTGAGCGCCTCGCGGTACCGCTTCCCGTACTGTGCCATGCCGTCCCCTCCTGTGGTCCCGGCGGACCGTTATCGTCCTCCCACCGATTAACGAGTCTCCGAGCCTTAGGCGACTTCGATGCCCATGCTGCGGGCCGTGCCCTCGATCATCCGCATCGCGGCCTCGATGTCCCGCGCGTTGAGGTCCGGCATCTTCGTTTCGGCGATTTCACGGATCTGCTGGCGTGTGACCTTGCCGACCTTCTTCTTGTTCGGCTCCCCGGACGCCGTCTCGAGTCCCGCGGCCTTCTTCAGCAGCACGGACGCGGGCGGCGTCTTGGTCACGAACGTGAAGGTCCGGTCGGCGAAGATGGTGATCTCCACCGGCACGATCGTCCCGGCCTGCCGCGACGTCTTTTCGTTGTACGACTTGCAGAACTCCATGATGTTGACGCCGTGCTGACCGAGCGCCGGGCCGACGGGCGGCGCGGGCGTGGCCTTGCCGGCCGGGATCTGCAGCTTGACGATGGCGACGACCTTCTTCATGGTCCCCCCGTCCTAGATCTTTTCGACCTGCGCGAAGTCGAGCTCGACCGGCGTCTCGCGGCCGAAGATCGACACGAGCACGCGCACCTTTTCCTTCTCCGGCAGGATCTCGTCGACGACGCCGCTGAAGTCCATGAACGGCCCCGAGTTGATGCGGACCGCCGAACCCTTCTGGTACGTGATCCGGAACTTCGGCGTTTCGTCGCCCAGCTGCTTGAGGATCGCCTTGACCTCCCGATCCTGCAGCGGCAGCGGCTTGGCCCCCGAGCCGACAAATCCCGTGACCCCCGGTGTGTTCCGGACGACGTACCAGGAGTCGTCGTCCATGATCATCTCCACCAGCACGTACCCGGGGAACACCTTCTTCTTGGCGATCCGCCGCTTGCCGTCCTTGATCTCGATCTCGTCCTCGGTCGGCACCAGGATCCGGAAGATCTTCTCGGCCTGGCCCATCGAGTCGATCCGCCGCTCGAGGTTTGTGCGGACCTTGTTCTCGTACCCGGAATAGGTATGGATCACGAACCACCGGGCGCCCTTGGCGGCGCGCGCGGCCTCGTCCTCGGCGCTGACTTCGCCGGGCGTCTCGACGCCGGGCGGCAGTTCCACCGTGCCTTCCGCCGTCACCGGCGGGCGGGGCTCGGTCGACTCCTCCGCGGCTTCGGCGGCGTCCGCTTCCTCGCCGGGCGGCACCAACACCCCGACCGGCGCCGCCGGCGCATCCCGCCGACTGGTCCCCTCGGGGGGAGATTCCGGCTCGGGCGCGGCTGAACGCGGCGCCTCCGCGGGAGGGGCGGCGGGCTCCGCGTCGCGCTCGCGGTCTTCCGGCTCATCCCGGAAGAGCTGCTGCGCGAGCGTGGCGGCGTCGGGCTTGGCTGTTCCCTGTGGGCGGTTACGATCGTCCGGCATGGCTAACGCGGTCTCCGTCCTGCTCCCGAAGCGCGGGACTACCGGGATCTCAAAATTGGCTCGAGCAGTTTGGCGAACACCAGATCGACGCCCCCGAGGAACAGCGCGGTCACGGTCAGCACGAAGACGACGACCACGGAGGAGGCAATCACGCTCTGGCGATCCGGCCAGGACACACGGTTCATCTCGGCACGGACGTCCTTGAGGAACTGGATCGAGACCTCGATGAAGCGCGGCAGCCGCCGCGGCGCCGCGCGGACGGGCCGGGGCCGCTCCGGCGCCTGCACGCGCGCCGGCTTGCCCAGCGAACCTGTAGCTCCTTCCGATCCTCGCGCCATAAAAGACGCCCCCAAACAAAAAAAGACTGCCTTCCGTCCGCCTCATTATAACAGCGGGAGCCTTGCTGTCAACGCTCCGGCAACGCGGATAAAAAAAACGGTGCGGCGTCGCTACTCCGGGGCGGGGGGAGAAGGGCATGCCCCCGAAGCAACTCAACCGCACCGTCTTCGAACTTTTGGGGGTTCCTCGCCCCCACGGTTACTATCCCCTCCCCTACAGGGGCCTAAACATGACGAACGAAACTTTTTTCGGCCATCTTCCCGCCCGGCGGGGGGCCTGGGTGGCGGCGGCCGCCGCGTCCCGCCGGGCCCGCCTCGGGACGGCGAGCGCGAACCGCGGCCGGGTTATGGGGCGAGCCACACCGTCCGGAGCCGCACCATCCCGTCCGGCACCTGCACGAAACCCCGCACGTGCGCGCTGATCAGCTTATATTCTTTCGGATAGAACAGGAAGACGTAGGGCGCGTCGTCCGCCACGATCCGGCTGACCTCGGAGTAGGCGCGGCGGCGCTGCGCCATATCGCTCAACAGGCGCGCTCCGTCGAGCAGCACGGTCGCGCGATCGCTCACGTAGTCCG belongs to bacterium and includes:
- the rplA gene encoding 50S ribosomal protein L1, with the protein product MAQYGKRYREALKHIEPEKLYDPQAAVAALKQVPRAKFDETVEAHIRLGIDPKQADQQVRGTVVLPHGTGKSVRVLVFAKGDKVKEAQEAGADYTGLEEFTEKVQGGWFDFDVAIATPDVMNVVGRLGRVLGPRGLMPNPKAGTVTFDIGRAVRETKGGKIEYRVDKTGIIHTAVGKASFSEQALAENFDTLINAVVRAKPSSAKGQYLKSISLSTTMGPGIKIDPNKAQAPVPA
- the rplK gene encoding 50S ribosomal protein L11; the protein is MKKVVAIVKLQIPAGKATPAPPVGPALGQHGVNIMEFCKSYNEKTSRQAGTIVPVEITIFADRTFTFVTKTPPASVLLKKAAGLETASGEPNKKKVGKVTRQQIREIAETKMPDLNARDIEAAMRMIEGTARSMGIEVA
- the nusG gene encoding transcription termination/antitermination protein NusG: MIHTYSGYENKVRTNLERRIDSMGQAEKIFRILVPTEDEIEIKDGKRRIAKKKVFPGYVLVEMIMDDDSWYVVRNTPGVTGFVGSGAKPLPLQDREVKAILKQLGDETPKFRITYQKGSAVRINSGPFMDFSGVVDEILPEKEKVRVLVSIFGRETPVELDFAQVEKI
- the secE gene encoding preprotein translocase subunit SecE, with the protein product MARGSEGATGSLGKPARVQAPERPRPVRAAPRRLPRFIEVSIQFLKDVRAEMNRVSWPDRQSVIASSVVVVFVLTVTALFLGGVDLVFAKLLEPILRSR